A window of Sebastes umbrosus isolate fSebUmb1 chromosome 6, fSebUmb1.pri, whole genome shotgun sequence genomic DNA:
AGTAAAGGACCACAACAGGAGAAGGAATACAAACAGAAATGCAACCCCTACAATACAATGGTTCCTTCAAAATGAGGACACAACTTCATAATGTAAAAGCACTGTAGTAACAGAGTCGGGTTGATGAACAataccaaaacaaaaaaggaatcAAGTCTGCCCTCTGAGTGGCAAAATACAAAGTCACATATGAAAATAGGTTCTGAtcaatttttgtttttagataCATTGCGTGTGTTGAGCGTTTGCAAAAGACGTTTTGGCACAGaatcaattttaaaaatattttttcttgaaTATCACTTCTGGATCCGGTACAGATCCTTCCCCTTCTTGCCCCGgcccaaagaaaaacaaaaagaaagaagaaaaaaaacatttgatgatCAGTCTTGTAAAATAATTCACTTGGTCTATCCACATTGCTTCagtctttaaatatttataatatttacagtTTCACAATTGTCCACAATACCCTTAGGCTTAAAGAAGatgcaaacaaaaataaacaaattaaataatctTTATATAGTCCCCTGTTGAGGCATTGAGTGTAAACTGTACAACTCTAAACGTCCCCTCTCGAGTTCCTGGGGCAGGGAACACTTCGGGATGGAGAGTTGAATCCGGAAATGACGTAGAAATTGGCTGATGGTGAAGGAGCGAAAGCGGTATGACAGATCAGGCTGAAATGATCCTCGATCATTTTCCAGGCAatgattttcttttatcttGCACAAGCATGGCTGATCACGAGAGTAATTCCATAACATGTATCATTTTTTATACGCAAATCTGTACAGAgttcacaacttttttctttaacATAGTGCAATGAATTCTcatattgtttgtctttttaaaaaaaatcacaatcacTTTTATGAAGGTAAAAAATATCCCATAGGAAGGCCTCAATCCATAGCTTTATGGGTGCTATGAATTAGAAAAGGCTATGCACAACACCtccaaaaatggcaaaaaaaatgaaatgacaacTCAGAAATGATCATCAAAAATCCCCGTTCAACCTTTCAGATCCGTCTCTGTGAAGGTATAGTTTTTGGGAATTTCATCGCGTGACTTAAGGACTTGGTGAAGTGAAGGAGAAAAGGTGAGTGCATGCTAAATTagattttctttaaaaaggtCAAACTCATAAAAAGTATGAGGCAATTCCAGTTTACAAAACTGGACGAGTCCAAAAGGGCTGGTGTTGGCTTTGTTCAGGAAAAACAATGGAGGTAATTAAACCGAGGCGATGACAATCATGAGGTGAGGGGAAATGCTGGAGATGCTGTTGAGAAGGTCCGGGGCCAGGCGCGAGAGGTGGCTCTCCGAGAATTCACACGGCGGGAAAATCTGCACCACATAAGCTGGCTGTGAATCAAAAAGATGAAAATAACAGGATGAGAGACGGAACTAAATCTTTATGATATTTCATTGtgaaggggagacactacaggtgaatagggtaaacattttaacaaagatatcaccatgaaacttccacagttgattacttacattaagataattgttttttgtattacaagtttcctggaagtttattttttaaatatgcaaatgaggcattatctttttaaatatgtgctaatttgcatacaattCCAGAACAGACACATTGTTGACATATttggtttttacagaggggatatctctttttatcacttcaTAGGAATAAAaggttctataaatcaggctatgaatgatatatgaacaaatccCTCAGCAGAAatcttcagaatatagataggaataaaactggaaagtttggtgtatgtaagtgctactgaagtggagatatCTGTCTCAGAGTTAGGAAAaacctcattttgagaaaacagcctttaaaagaTATGGATTATTAATATTCCATACATTTGAAGACACTACAAGTGAAAAGGATATacattttaactaatagatatcaccatgaaacttccccagttgattacttacatgcATTACTTACTTGTATTAcacgttttctgaaatgttatgtttaaatatgtaaatgaggagttatctaatGCTAATTTTGGGTGAATTtaagagaaatctacagacgtaaatagacaaagtattaaactaaacacctaaatgtgtattttggatgttttctttccactagtcgcAAGGCAGacgcaaaatagcccaaaatctcaaaattgaccagtgtaTGAAAAACAAACTTCAATGAGCACAGACCTGATTAGAGCCAGGGTTGGGCACGTTGATAATGCCAGCTGCCTGTTTGGCTTGCAGGTAGGTGATGAAGCCACTTTTCAAGGCTTCGGTTTGACCGAGGACATCTTCTTGGTCTCGACCACATGGTAGAGCCAGTAGCAGACAGTAGTCATTCTCCACCTGCCATGAATGATAAGCCTTTATcataaatgaaaacataaagCAAATCCCAAAGGGTGTTAATCAGGTTATCGGCTACAATTCATGAATTTGCAATCGAGTCTCCATTTGATTAATCTTGTTAAAGTAATAAtctcgaagattttcatttaaataaacgtctgttaagtcactattgccgaatgaggtaacacaatggtgattgagcctatggcccactgatgaaagtattgcaatatttatatatttgcagtatcatgaactgggtgtctgtggtgacatttgcGGAAAAAAATTCTGTATTAAGTTCCTGCTAATGCAAAACgaacatttcctttttttattcattcattttattatgaaGTAGTCACAGGAAATGCAACATGTTAGTCAGAGAGCTCGACTCTGACCGCTATCGTTCATCAAAAACGTgtctacaaaaacaaaacaactgttATTTTTCGGCATTTCTTTTCAGAggtagtaaaaaataaaatactcacAGTCATTCTGCGTGCCACACTGTCCAACTGGGAAGCCTCGAGCCTCATCCTCTGGACAATACGGAGAAGAGGACCTCCCTCTGTGGGCGGCAGGGAGCGCTGGGCCAGTACGGTGTTGCCAGAAACAAAGTGCAGCTGGACAGCAGCCTGGTCGTTCTTCAGTGCCAACAGACCTTGCCATACAATAGGATATTTCTgtacaacaaaaacagaaaatggtTTTTAAACCTCTTTATTATTGTCTTGAAAAATATGTTCCACATATGATGACATTGCTGACATCCTACCGTCATTAGCTGCACCATGTCAACGGAATGATGTCCCGAATGCTCCAGCTTAGGATCAGACCGTGGATGTAGAGAACTTGATGAGGGTACTGCTGGCGGAGGTGTTGAAAGGAAGGATGGAGGGCCTTTCTGTAGAGATAGATCTGGCTTGTGAGTAAGACTCATGGGGGACGCCATGGGAGACTGGTACGAGGGGGAGACCGTATCCCGTGATATTCGGGAAATGTGCGAGAGCTCGGTAGAGGTAGCGTGGCGAAGATGCGAACTCTCAGGCTTGGAATCACTTCCTCCCAAATGTGAAATTTTACCCCTGTGACCCAGCTCAGGCTCCAGAGGGACCTGATTAGGAAAAACACATATCAGATGAATAGAGTTATGCAtattttgtatgtgtatatgatagggatgtcacggtaccagaaatttagataccaataccagtgaaattccacgattctcgatagcccagtgaaaaaagaaagtaaaacaataactcccatttacttcaacataccattaccatttgcatactggtttttgttaggaagttaaacaggtcataattccctcccTATGATCTATTTAATATTGCTGGGAAAACacctccttcaaacaactgtatttattccaaggttctcgccaaaaactacttTAACAAGATTAAATTTGAACACACATAATAATTTACCTTCgagcctgaacacatcataatgtaaatcgaTGGTACCTCCCATTAGCTCCGTACAGGACTGTgttgcccaccggctgctaacggctaacgttaactagctctcgtcctagATTTTTGTTCACAATGGGGTGCTTCCCCTGGAAactcgatagtgagtttactgtcctaaacacattttctatcgtccctggGATgacgttagtctcgagccctgacggtacctgcAGTATTGCAGAAAAACAAGTAGCCTACTGTctcgttttcagaattttgacattgacttggtactgaagtatcggttctcgtaacatccctaatatatgaatatgaattacaATTATATATGATGCATAATAAAATGctgaaatatttgcaaaatGTCAATAACAAACGCACCTGTGAAGATGCAATGCCTTGGTTGGCCAGGTTGTGTCCCGATGAAGGATGTCCTGGAAACTGGGATGGATAGCCCCGCATTTCCCGATATACTGGAAAAGATCCCGCACCTCCAGGGTGCATCAGCTGAACCCCATGTGGGTGAGGAGACACCAGGACAGGAGAAGATGCATGGACTCCCCTGATTCTACTTTCGTTGGAGGGTGGATGTATCAGCTTTCCTTCTAGTGGTTTGTGAGATTCTTTTGCAGAAAGGTCAATGCTCTTCCCCACTATAGGACTCTTTGAAGGCCCAGAGATGTTGCCTGACGTTGTCCCGGTCTCTGAGGTGCGTGACTGTCTTGCCTCTACGGCGGGCTGCTCTCCCAGTTGCTGGTGCATGAGGATGCGCTGGTGCATGTCTCTGTACTGGTCCATGCGTAGGCTTGGGTGAAGCCCTCGGTGATCACTGTGCATCATCATTACATCTGACTGGAGCTGGGGCACGGAAGGTCTACTGAGGGCTTGGTTAAAGTGTCTGGGGTCTTCTTCATTTAcactgccgccgccgccacctgATACTGACCCCTGGGGACTTGAATGGGACTGCAGTACCAAATCTCTGATGACATTAGGCTGCGGCGTGTTGGCGCGCTGTGGAGGCCCTGGGTGGGAAGAAGACAGGGAGTCAACTCGCCTTCCGTAGTTTATCCCAGACATTGGTGGGGTGTTCATCCTGGCTTCGTGAGCCAATGCCTGAGTGACACTGTGAGGTTGAATTATGACGGAGGACTGTTCTGCGTGTGGGTGATGCATACTAGAATGATATGTAGACATTGGTGGCATGCCATGACCCAGAACGACAGAAGTGCCTCTAGGAGAACTGCATGGAGGACCGGCTTTGACAAAGTGTGAAGGGGAGTGAACAGCTGTTCTTGGGGACTGGGGTTCTTGCTTTAGGTGTAGAGCTGACCGATCAGTTGGGATGCTTGGGCTGGGGCTCATGCGGGTTCCAGATAGTGATGGGTGGTGTGGACTCATGACTGGGCTTAGATTAGACTGCTGGACAGCTTTACCAATGTCCATCTTTTTTGCTAGAGGTTCAGACCCCAGTCCTCTCTTgccatgctgctgctgtatcACAGCTTGGTTGTACATCAAGACTTGAGGAGAACTAACTGGCTGTTGGTACATCTTAACAACGCCACCCTGGGATGCCGTGTGATATGGGGCATCAGATTTGTCAAACCCAATGCTCTCCTGCTTCATACTGGAAATGACAGGATGAGAGTTGTAAGACTGGCCTGTCAGGAGAACCCCCGTGTGCCCATACGCTGTAGGAGTTGGGGCTACTTTTGGGGTAGGCGACTGGGATGATGTGACAAGTGGGTCTTGCTTTATCGAAGATTTGGACACAGATTGCTGAAACTCTATATCACCAGCACTGGCGTGAGGAATTTGACTAATTTTGGCTCTCATCCTGTGAGGTCCTTCGGTTTTCTGACCCGAATAACTCAAAACAACAACGCCCTCTGATGTGTTGAGCCTTAGGCCAGGACTGGAGCCTGTACTATAGGGAGTGGTCTCAACAACAGAGCGCCCTCTAGTCCCATCTTCTACTACATCCATGCCATGGTAGCGATTATTCTCATTAGAGTTTGATCTAAATTTTTGCTTGGGAATGGCCAGGCCAATGCTTCGGTTGCTGAGGGAAATTCGTGGAGTTTCCTCTGTATCATAAGGCATTGGAATTCGACTTATTACTGAGGTAGTAGGAGAAATAACTGTATGCTGGATCTTCTCTCCACAGTTCTGTTGGGACTCGGTCAGTGGAAAAGGTTTGTGGTGTATGGGCTGAGGGGGTAAAGGAGGTCTCTCTTCAGGATGCAACTGTCTTGAACCCACCGTATCAGAGGGATTTTCATTCTCCAACATCCGTGAAGGCTCTGACAGTGCAGATGTCACCATAGTGGTAGGTATAGAATTGCTGTTTGGCGCAGACACATATTTAGGTTCCATTAAAATTTTTCTTAAGGTACTGGAACTAGGGTCAATATCCGAGGCCTTCGTGTCAGGAGGCATTGGGGGATTTGTTGAAGGGGTTCCAAGTGCAGTTGATGCTGGCGGAGAAGGAGTTACCACTGTAACATGACACGAAGGAGCAACATAGATTCTGCTCTCTTCATTTCTAGGGGGCCAGTCTGGCGAAAGTGGCATTTTGGCATGCTGCAGCAGGGGTACACTGAACTGGGATACATGTGGGCGGGCAGGGGCAAGAGTAGGGGTAGATGGCTCTTCTGCTTGGGGATGCTTTTTAATACTGGAGATGTTGCTTGTGCCTGAATGAAAGGCAGATTCTTTGGGTACAGGCTGTTCAACTTCAGGCTGCTCTGCCTCTTTGGGCGTGTCTACAGTTATAGCGCTTGTAACATCACGCCTACAAGTTGCAACGGCAGTGACTACAGAAGCTGCCGCAGTTGCCCCGGTTGTAACAGTGGCTGCTTTTGAATTGATGGTTTCTGGGTCTTCTGGGATTGACTCGGGTAACTTGACTGGGGAGGGCTCTGGTTGTGAAACCTCTTCAGCAGTATCCCCTTTCTTATTAGCTGCACCTTTGCGACTTCTCGACTTCTTCGGGGTTTTGGCTCTAACTCTGCCTGTTTTCTTGGGTGTTTCAAGTAGAGGGGTGTCATCAGCTGCCTTAGACTCTGCTATTACCCCCTTTGGGCTGGGTGTCAGAGGACCATCATCCGAGTCTGCAGCAAGAATACTGTTGATCACCATATGCGTTTCAGGTTCCATAATCTCATTGGAGGAGGGGGATGTCAAGGATTCAGGGGTACGAACAAGACCAGTGTAAGTAGGAGGAGCTGTAAAACTATCGGCATCTGCACATGATTCTTCAGCTGTAATGGAATCAATAGCGGCTGCAAGTTCAGTTTCGCTTGCAGGATTAGCTCGTTTCTCCTCCTCAACCTCAGCTTCTGGCTCTACTATGACAGGAGGCAATATGGGAGGTGGCTCTGAAGGTGGTTCCTTATACGGTCGAGGAGGCTGCTCAACTGTAAGTTTGGCAATATTTTCAACTGCCTGCTCTAGTTCCATCTGCCGTGCTAAGAGAGCCGCTGGATCAGCAGGAAGTTCAGACTCTGATAGGGTGTCTTCCTGTTCCTGTGCGTCAAGTTCTTTCGATTCTTTTGGAAAGCTTATGATCTTCGTTTCCTCATTCTCTTTTACTACcgtctttatttttgttatagtGGGAGTTTCAAATGACTCAGACTCATCGTCCTCTGTACGAAGCAAACCTTTCACATCATCAACGCTCACACGGATCTCAAGATTTTTTAAGCTGTGTGATTTCTCTTCAGTGACctgcttggtatttcttttCAGCCTTGGCGTTTTCATTTTAACACTCTTTTCAGGTTGTTGTCTCCTCTCAGAGGAGCTGGTTTCTACCTTTTCAATATCCCCATCAGTAGATTTCTTTCCACCAAAATCTTTTAAGTCTTTTTCCATTCTGTGCACTGGCGAGCTTGCGTTGTCCGCCTTTTCTGATAGCTTCACAAACAGTTCAGTATCAGCTTTAGGATTAAGTTCTGACTCATCATGACTTGCCAGATCATCTTGTTCAGCTGGCACTGTAGGGCTCCCAGACTGTTTGTCTATTCTACCTCCTTTCTTGTTAACTGGAGCAGGTGAAGTCGGTTGTGTTTGTTGCACTTTCTGGGTGCGAGGTGAACGCCATCCCTCAGAGGCTTTCACAACCTCTACAGTGGTGGAGGTCTCTTTGACCTCTGTGTCTTCTTCCATCATTTTCTGCTGATCCCCCTTAACTGGTGATACGTCTTCACCTCGTTTGACGCCTCTTTTAGGTGGGCGTCCTCGCCTTGCAATGGTTGGTGGAATTGGGACATCTTGCTGTATTGGTTCTTTATCAGCACCACGTTTGCGCATGGAGCGTGGTGACTCAAGAAGCTCTTTGCCAGCTTGGTCATCTTCATGTAGCGTGGCATATACGGATCTTACATTCCTGCGACGTGTCCTGCCATGGATCAAACTTGACTCAAGGTTTTGCTCAGAATCTGATGCATGACTTGGTGACTTGGATGTGGCTTTGGACTCGGGCGACGCTTTTGGTACTTCTGCCCGAGGAGATGAGGCCCTTTTGAGTTTCTCTCTGTCAATCCGTTCACTCTTTCGTGTCGCAGGTTTCTCAGAGGCAACAGTTTTGGAAGCTTGTGAAGTACGTAATACTGACAGTGGTTTTGCCCTTTTACTCTTGGGTTGTCTGCGGTTTGGTAATGGTTTTATTTCAGCCTCTAGCTCGGGCATACATGCCTCACCATCTGTCTCAATTTTCTGAGGCTCTTCAAAGTGTTTTGTTTCCTGATTTTCTATTTTAGGCTCCGTCTTCGTAATTTCAGGTTTTTCTTCCATCTTTGGATAGTCAGAGTAAGTGAATtctgcagtctctctctctaaactACTTAGGGAAGCACCAGGAGTGGGAGGCTTATCTTCCACGAGAGGATTACGTTCCACTGCCAAACTATCTCCAATTTTTGCTTTGGGTTCAACTAACTCTACTTTTGTTTCCATTTCATTTTCTGGCCCCAAAAGGACAACTGGTGGGGTTATGGTCAGCTTAGGAGCAACTGGTTTGAAGTCTTCAACAGGAAAAGAACGAGATGGAGATACCTCAAGAACTGGCTCTACCTTTTCTTC
This region includes:
- the spen gene encoding msx2-interacting protein isoform X2; its protein translation is MQVHDSPQCVIEVIEDGGRQNEYGRVESVKVLPKRGSEGGVAAFVDFVDIKSAQKAHNAINKMGDRDLRTDYNEPGTIPSAARGLDDSLSLGTRGRDVSGFTRAAGGTVYGPPTSLHSREGRYERRLDGTAESRDRTYDHSAYGHHERPGSSFERQARHYETDYYRDARERTLSTAGSASGTSSGSVTTVSSGVSGTIVSAVAVNTGTGVSAGAATAGSGGSTSSVVGFYRSHSRSPCRFETPEPRYESSRAREPFTLASVVHRDLYREDRGRRGERSYRHSRSRSPHSTHSRNPSPQRLASQATRPARSNSGSGSHSRSSSSDSVSSTSSSTSGSDSSSSSSDDSPARSVQSAAVPAPSALPLSSFDKDEPRKSFGIKVQNLPVRSTDTSLKDGLFHEFKKHGKVTSVQIHGASEDRYGLVFFRQQEDQEKALGASKGKLFFGMQIEVTAWSGPETESENEFRPLDERIDEFHPKATRTLFIGNLEKTTTYHDLLNIFQRFGEIVDIDIKKVNGAPQYAFLQYCDIASVCKAIKKMDGEYLGNNRLKLGFGKSMPTTCVWLDGLASNTTEQFLTRHFCRYGHVVKVVFDRMKGMALILYNNIEYAQAAVKDTKGWKIGGSKIKVDFANQESQMAFYRSMQASGQDIRDFYDLLSERRDDRRTQYEFQAERQYYENVRTPGTFTEDPRRKYPARSREFYSEWDPYQGGDYYDPQYFEDPREYREYRADPYEQDIRKYSYLQRERERERERFETDRGRDHGRRTIERSQSPSHIASRRPASPTASPSLSERIPSDSDRRICCRSSERSGSCSSISPPRFEKLEKARTERYNKTDKLEKDRVFEVERGSLVEKEKRAGRKDRGDKDKSEKQRLKKLKVASPIIQACETEPEPEPELERDVSPESVLRSENSKIQKEGSSKRRLDLLPCVVQLTRVKEKEGKVIGQSVQEKQIPRGGSDSPRLASPSADQRSPPFRLELSKSDISKHGKVPRDKNMHSMVEVIDKDAKIKSKKHGKSEMGFDSGIAVDIDRLAARKRRFEDSGKTDRPKRTSEEDLVRPGLHKLWNNAKETDLDKSLLIKGMHKKEHHKDKCVRMVSVGSPKDGQDCESNSMGFSLEQQSRLGELPEDSTDQLDSPYLKMDLEGSKSENSSSLTKMLDDGSLDLDELKEQKQVLSENEQGRGKCRDSDDGDEHFVHIDQSICRKQIEQTRWLRPKLVDSDKLVKFENPANNETHDFEKDYIMHDVPKPIQDMANDDFSSSKRKKLESFDFEIVTAKRERNFPSSQKLNEDIYRSITSSIGHGHFSASEDDDTAQISVSVINKERKSPITDEKFSHTESLKNSLGLTATHFQSSDTELPKLKTTLLGCDEELMQRWERRIKSDSLRMEMTFPGDIAKRETIHKRLGHDLEPGEVQSDSDDDGENKQKSNSSLSYILRERDERMTDLKLSGSLEKNKFYSFALDKTITPDTKALLERAKTLYSSREDNWSFLPSRFPTSHSCSDKSKVELAPRPIPSWYMKKKKIRPDSVEKLHDKKEELKPQDPERQDLFASRFLHSSIFEQDSRRLQHLERKDQDLETAVGRPFAKPGATEAQPEPGVGDGLQEPIVLFHSRFLELQQQKDKDHPPPDTENDSIVVEIKRDEVQNSDNVLSDKESELALKVDDKSASPPLTLLPFILSPKEMPSPEKRDFLTPSPDQPVPFVKEEKVEPVLEVSPSRSFPVEDFKPVAPKLTITPPVVLLGPENEMETKVELVEPKAKIGDSLAVERNPLVEDKPPTPGASLSSLERETAEFTYSDYPKMEEKPEITKTEPKIENQETKHFEEPQKIETDGEACMPELEAEIKPLPNRRQPKSKRAKPLSVLRTSQASKTVASEKPATRKSERIDREKLKRASSPRAEVPKASPESKATSKSPSHASDSEQNLESSLIHGRTRRRNVRSVYATLHEDDQAGKELLESPRSMRKRGADKEPIQQDVPIPPTIARRGRPPKRGVKRGEDVSPVKGDQQKMMEEDTEVKETSTTVEVVKASEGWRSPRTQKVQQTQPTSPAPVNKKGGRIDKQSGSPTVPAEQDDLASHDESELNPKADTELFVKLSEKADNASSPVHRMEKDLKDFGGKKSTDGDIEKVETSSSERRQQPEKSVKMKTPRLKRNTKQVTEEKSHSLKNLEIRVSVDDVKGLLRTEDDESESFETPTITKIKTVVKENEETKIISFPKESKELDAQEQEDTLSESELPADPAALLARQMELEQAVENIAKLTVEQPPRPYKEPPSEPPPILPPVIVEPEAEVEEEKRANPASETELAAAIDSITAEESCADADSFTAPPTYTGLVRTPESLTSPSSNEIMEPETHMVINSILAADSDDGPLTPSPKGVIAESKAADDTPLLETPKKTGRVRAKTPKKSRSRKGAANKKGDTAEEVSQPEPSPVKLPESIPEDPETINSKAATVTTGATAAASVVTAVATCRRDVTSAITVDTPKEAEQPEVEQPVPKESAFHSGTSNISSIKKHPQAEEPSTPTLAPARPHVSQFSVPLLQHAKMPLSPDWPPRNEESRIYVAPSCHVTVVTPSPPASTALGTPSTNPPMPPDTKASDIDPSSSTLRKILMEPKYVSAPNSNSIPTTMVTSALSEPSRMLENENPSDTVGSRQLHPEERPPLPPQPIHHKPFPLTESQQNCGEKIQHTVISPTTSVISRIPMPYDTEETPRISLSNRSIGLAIPKQKFRSNSNENNRYHGMDVVEDGTRGRSVVETTPYSTGSSPGLRLNTSEGVVVLSYSGQKTEGPHRMRAKISQIPHASAGDIEFQQSVSKSSIKQDPLVTSSQSPTPKVAPTPTAYGHTGVLLTGQSYNSHPVISSMKQESIGFDKSDAPYHTASQGGVVKMYQQPVSSPQVLMYNQAVIQQQHGKRGLGSEPLAKKMDIGKAVQQSNLSPVMSPHHPSLSGTRMSPSPSIPTDRSALHLKQEPQSPRTAVHSPSHFVKAGPPCSSPRGTSVVLGHGMPPMSTYHSSMHHPHAEQSSVIIQPHSVTQALAHEARMNTPPMSGINYGRRVDSLSSSHPGPPQRANTPQPNVIRDLVLQSHSSPQGSVSGGGGGSVNEEDPRHFNQALSRPSVPQLQSDVMMMHSDHRGLHPSLRMDQYRDMHQRILMHQQLGEQPAVEARQSRTSETGTTSGNISGPSKSPIVGKSIDLSAKESHKPLEGKLIHPPSNESRIRGVHASSPVLVSPHPHGVQLMHPGGAGSFPVYREMRGYPSQFPGHPSSGHNLANQGIASSQVPLEPELGHRGKISHLGGSDSKPESSHLRHATSTELSHISRISRDTVSPSYQSPMASPMSLTHKPDLSLQKGPPSFLSTPPPAVPSSSSLHPRSDPKLEHSGHHSVDMVQLMTKYPIVWQGLLALKNDQAAVQLHFVSGNTVLAQRSLPPTEGGPLLRIVQRMRLEASQLDSVARRMTAYHSWQVENDYCLLLALPCGRDQEDVLGQTEALKSGFITYLQAKQAAGIINVPNPGSNQPAYVVQIFPPCEFSESHLSRLAPDLLNSISSISPHLMIVIASV